Part of the Zingiber officinale cultivar Zhangliang chromosome 6A, Zo_v1.1, whole genome shotgun sequence genome, AGAATGACTATGGAAGTGGCATGTTTCCTTTTTAGATAGATCACGAATTGAGCCTAGCTCTCCAGATCTACATAAGCTTTTGGCTTTAATGCTACTTCAGCCCGGGTTCGAGACTTAGCAGCCAACCAAAGTTCCTCAATGTCTCGACAGAGAGAAGACTGAAGATCTCTATTATGCGTCATCTCGACTAAGGCAGTATCCTTTTGGGAAAGTAGTTGACTCAGATGAGCTAGTTGTTGGTGCAAGGGCGATACCTCGTCAAAATCAGAAGAAGATTCCATGGTCAGAAGAAGTCAACAATAAAAGTACAATGGTGTGGAGGGACTCAACCCTTTTTAAAGAGGGAGATAAGAAGAGTCGGCTTCGAAGGGTTGGTGAGGTTCTTCTCCCGAGGTGGATTGGATGATTAAACAGGTTACATATCCGAGAATCTGGGGAAAGGAGCAGCATTTAAGGAAGTCATGGTAGAACAAGTGAACTAGAGCATAgtttagtcagtcggacttgagcctccttcgactagacttaggaggaggcttgtgatacggtgcataacgGTGGGGTTCGATAAGGATTGGGCAGtagaagtcaagggggcgtggcagtcagaagttaagggagcgtgacagtcagaagtcaaggagacgtggcagACAGAAGGTAAGGGGGTGTGACAGTCAACAGGTATGGAAAGTGGAAGTAAGATCGGGTGACAACGTCATCAACCTGATTCCCGATCGGGTTCTCACAGACTATAACTCCAGATCTAAGACCCTTGGGTAGACAGTCGAGATGATACCTGACCTGGATTGGATAGGTTGGACTTTCACGGCCTGGTGGTACTTAGACCTAGTGCTCTCAGTAAGCAAACTCCCAGTTAGCTAACTCCCGGTCAGCTCTTGGACGATctctctgttagagtgtatactaaaagtctagctttttgtaaacatctatttttgaaataatataatcacattggtcaaatgtctatatttatttgttatgtgtagttgttcaattaatttatattgtagataatatggtgtgtggtgtcacacacagaatatcttgttatcagttctttataaattataaacagttgctcacgactaagatggaaaggaacaaactgttggaatagtcgtagtgtaattaggtattagtttatcttgactaataaattacactaatatactctgagtatattgagtaggaccatttaagataagttctttttgtactgacttaataaaagaacaagatcttagttattatggaagtgtgtgctcttaatcctaatataataaaaagcacatatatttagtatttatttctttgacttatcaaagggtgagatttagctcgataaatcaaaatgcccgataagttgggaaataatattacttatagtgtgtgttgttgattatagaagaaaactgtgtcctagaaatctaggttgataatgtcctaagaggagctcataaggattgtcatgttaaaccctgcaggtggacttagtccgacatgacgacaaggttgagtgatactactcttggactaagatattaattaaaatgagttatcagtaattcaattaattagtggatattcgacatcttaaacacagggagattaacacactcataataagaaggagcccaaaatgtaatttgggattggtgcggtagttcaataataattctttagtggtatgaattgttattgatgaaattaagttgggtgttcggggcgaacacgggaagcttaatttcatcgggagaccaaaatcaattcctcctctcggtccctatcgtagtctcttgtatatagagaattatacccaccttcttacccactctttggtggccggccaagctagcttgaagcccaagctagggccgaccaagacccaaAGATTGAGCTAAGTAGGGGCCGGctaatgcttggagcccaagcatggtgtggccgaccctaagaaaaataaaaggatttttatttttaaaattttcttatgtggattccatggttttaaaagagagtttaaaatttaaatctttccttctacaaaagattaagaaaagatttgatatctttctttatttgtagattgagaggaagattttaattttgataaaactttccttttttgtaaccatgttcatgatttaaaaagagagttttaaaattaaatatttccttttatagtcttctacaaaagattaagagaaagattagatatctttccttatttgtagattgaaaggagattttaattttagagataactttcctttttggaaatcaaccacatgtttaaaagaaagattttaatttataaaattttcttttataaccaaccatgaagagataaattattagagaaattttaatttttaaaatttttgaaaacaaataaggaaattttaattttgtgtttaaaactttccttatttggagcatggggatgtggccgaccatagcatggttaaaaggaaaatttaattaatttttccttaataaCCAAAGGAAAGgaatataagggaattttaataacaattaaatttccttatttgccaaaaccaaggaatataaaagaggaggtagaggtgccttcacctaACAACATCTATTCTATAGTTCCtcctcttttctttggtgtgtggccgaccctattcctTCCTTTTCTCTTCATCTTTAGTGGCCAGATTATCCTTCCCTTGGAGCACTTGTTGGTGGccgattctagctaggagaagaaggagagaaaggaggctttgctcttgcatcccttggatcttagtggtggtggtcggacctctacttctcttggagaattggtggtggccgattctagcttggagaaggagcttggtggttctcgtctcggaagatcgttacccacacaacatccgagattagaagaggaatacggtagaagatcaagaaattATTTGCTtataaaggaaggtataactaataattgttttctgcatcattctagtttttctttatatgaattccaaacacaagaggcatatgattatagagtttcgaatttgtgattcgagtttgtgtttttcttgtttttcgaatttgtgattcgattgttctttttggttaaacctagagttatataaggaaattaaatattaaatttctttaaaaggctttgtttaggaagtggtggttgttcccatatccaagaaggcctagtgcctcgccatgtttaacctggaagccaaatttagaaattaatatttaattgaatttataacataggtggatttggatcaataatgttaagtatcgtttgcgatcctaatctaaaccattaagaacagataagttaaatttggaatcaataatgttaagtttcgtttgcgattcctaatttaatttctaaagaacacaataggttgtttaggaaaggttcaacatttgtacaaaatttttgtacagtggaaccggtacgatattcctaggaccaactAACACTTTTCACAGCTCCTGACCCCCCAAGGTTCAAGTCAGGTGTTATACCCGACTGATCATCCCGGACTACCCTATTCTTGCCCAGTCGAGACAGAAGACGTTACATgacaacaaggtcagggaatcataactacatgtcagagaataactgctaagtgtcagggaatattccaacggtcTACAGTCACCTGCGAGTAGAACCTTCCTTCAGGCTACAGGAGGTtgccacgtgtcctccatcaccccACAAATCCTGACactcgacattctctgacatcagtCAGGCTCCAGAAGGTACGCACTATCATATAAAAGGGATGTCCTCTTCTTCacgcaggtacgctctctcgcacattcgcacttgtcttctacttttttctccttcgtacactgttcttatggagaaaaagtacttgacttaagcgtcggagggcctgctccaGGGACTTTTCCCCTGATTTCTGACCTCTAACGTTCGTGTGCCTGTCTGAGTGTACGCAGAGCTCAGGTACCGTCGACTCAGTCATCGTGGTCCATCAGTGCCACGTGGGAGTTCATTTTCAGAAGCGCATACGAGAAAGGTGTTTCAGTCAATGCCAATAACAGCTCATTAAGTCTTCATCTGACACATATTTCGAACACAATCAATGATATTTGTCCGAAAGATGAGATCTATAGCTTATAGGCGTGCTCATGCCATAATCGCTATTGAAGATCATAATGATGACTTGGAGTTTTTGTGAACGGGGTTGATGCTCGTGCCAACACCATTTCTGTTGTATGAACAGTTGGTCTTAAAATGAATTAACGAATGAATTTATAGTTTGTGTGTACAAATTAGCGTTAGCTATGCACAATAATTTCTACAATCAAAACTCAAAACAGCTTCCCAGCGCACTCCTTGATGTCTTCGTCTTCGCGCGAAGGAGACGCATAGGCTGCGAGTTCTCTGAGCTCAGACACGCTTCTTCCCAATTGCAGCGCTATCTTCATCTCAAACACCTCGCCCTTCTCCCTCCTAtcggcctcctcctcctccaggtTGCTCTCGATCTCCTCCTGCAACCTCCGGTAGAACCCTGCGCAGTTGCGGAACAGCTCCAACACCATCCCCACCTGCCCACCGTGCTCCAACGTGTTCACTGTCGCCGCAAGCACGCCGCCGACGACGCTCACAAATGCCGGCAACGGACCGAGCGCAGGGGAACCTATCAAGCCGGAGCTCATCGCGGCGGCGCATGCGAGAAGAGGTCCGGCCGTGGCCAAGGCCTTGTTGACGTTCAGCGCCAAGTTACTCAGCTTAATGTACTCTTCCTCGTCTTTTACTTTGAGAACTCTGAGCGCTCCCTTCATCTCCTCTTCGAGATCTTTGCTCCAGCCATTGCCGGCGCGCGTTGCTCGTGATCTCTTCGGTTGAATTTTAGGCCACCACCGAGTGGGCTCCACTACCGCCGGGAACTTCTCCAGCATCCCCGGGACCAGGGGAAGCGGGTAGGCCTTCTCAAGCGCCAGCATCTTCTCTACTGCCTCCGAGACGTCGCGATCGGTCGGGAATCGGTGGCCGAGACTTGTTTCGATGGACCTCCCGAGCTGCCTCCACAACCGCGTCGCATTTCTTTGTTCCTCCGCCAACTGTGAGGGCTGAATCTTGCTCGTGATCATCATGATCCCCGCTGCGGCCGCGAACAGGATGGCGGACGACACCTTGAAGGCCAAGGGGTCGCCGGCGGCAGAGATGGATGCGACACCGGCCATCAAGGAGGCGGCGAGGGTGATGGAGTTGACGGAGCTGGTGAAGAGGTGGTTCCAGTTGTTCCTCTGCTCTCCGATGATGGCGTGCATCTCGGCTCGGTCGGCGATCGCTTCCAGTACGGCGTACATCTTCGAGAGAACGAGCTCGTCGGCCATTGCAGGTGCCGGCGATCGGCTGCTGTCGGCGTCAATCTTATCGAGTTCTCCGAGGCTAATTCGACCTTCTTGCCGCTTGGCGATCTGTGGAAGCTTGGGCAGGGAGACTCCAAGTCTTCCAAGGTCGACAGGAACTCTGAGAAGAGCACGGACCCTCTGGTAGCCCTGGCTCGAAGAAGAGGATGAGGGGAAAATTAGGCCTCGGACTTGCAGGGCTGCCATTTATAAATTCTGCGACCTCTCTCTCTTCTGTTATATTATCGTCGATCTTCCTGAATCACGAAGCTAGATTTGATACTTCAAAGATGTCGGATTTGTTTGTGTGCTACGACGAGAGATGGATGAAATGTATTTATAAGGATGTGCCGAAGCGTTGACCAGCTGCGAGAGAGCCAATTCTTTGAACAAGTAAGACCCGAAGATGACGACGTCAATGGACGACTTTCAAACGTTGAATCGGTACGATGACCGGTGTTGCTGAACCGGTCTGGTGATCTGGTCTTCTTCTCAATGGTTTatacaaaaaggaaaaaaagaccgTAGTCTTATAGCATCCCCAATTCATCACTAAAACATCAAATTTAAtgtaaaattaatatcaaattatttcaATCCATACACCAAATTCAACACTTGCACGATTCACCATACCATATTTGGTGTGGgagatatttatattttttaattttattatatgattaataaaattaaatgtaattaatttgtaattactattttcattatctttatatattagatatttaaatgtaattattatttattataaatttaaattaagtgtatttagtagcatatttaaaatttattatgtaTATTTATAAAGATTTGATTGATTaaagttattatttttaatatattttaattataattatatttataaattatatcactaatttcattaaaaaaaatacaataaaatattaaaaataaaaatcataattttatatatatattagttggatgttgaattttaaaatttttaacctaTTTAATATTAATggagtattaattttaaatataataattatcatagaaaaatattaataaatttaaatgtaggttgataattaaattatgaataagaaaaatagaatatattTTTTTGGTGTGATATGGTGTGAATGAGTTAGAGCAGAAATAGCGTTTGATGTTGAAATTATATCATTTTGGTGTGAAAATTACACCAAATATGATGTTATGAGTTGGAAATGGTCTTAGGCAACACGGCATTTTATTGAACTGTGCTTacaaatttagaaattttcattttatatatttaactttCACAATATTAAAGTTACTTGTATGTCAATTTCAAAATTTCTCAGCCCACGTAAGTTAGTATGCAGTGGTGTTATCATTATAGATTTAAGAGTCAAATCCTGACTAATAGCTGGGTGTCTATCTTTTTCTATTCAATTATCCAAAGTTAGTAGTAATCCGTAATTTATTGTATTAATCTAAAAACAAATTGACAAAGGCATTGGAAGTGAGTCGATCACCTTTTACCATCATAATATTAAAATCACATAGCACATTCGGATTATATTCCCCTTCACTATtctaaaaaaattctcttttgtTTATATAAAAACTTAGAGAATTAAAATTGAGAAAATCTTGTTTGTGCGCTACGACGAGAGATGGATGGAATCTATTTATAGGGATGTGTGAAAGCGTTGACCAGCTGTGAGAGAGCCAACCCTTGGAACCAGTAAACTAGAAGGTGACGACGTCAATGGACGACTTCAAGCGTTGAATCAATACGATGACCGATTTTTGTTGAACCGGTCTGGTCTGTTTCTCCATGGGTTAtaggaaaaaaatagtttttttaccatactatttgaataaaattttaaaattattaaatcatgtatcttagtttcaaaattattaaattatgcaCTCGCTTTAATTTTTATTCCGATTACTATTCTCAATCGAATGAACCTAAAGAGTTTCGCCAAAAATCAATTGATAGacttagagagctcagaatgTCGTGAAACTTTGTCCTATGAATTCGTCTAGttcttataattatatttatatattcaaatatcaatttaatttaatatattaaaaatagtgaatttttgaacacgaattagtTTTTCAGATATATTCGTATTCataaaatcactgctctcaaaatattagataaaattaatatttgagaacaTTTTTACAATCAAGAGAGCTaaacgaacacataggaactaattTAATTTCATTCCGAGGTCCAAAACTAGCTAATTGACCTAAAGACCTCAAAATGACACAAAATCAATTTTTCTGTGTTTCGTCTAGTTCTCATAATTGTAAAAATGCTCTCAAACATCaacttgaccaaatatattgagaatAGTGATTTTTGAACATAAATCGATTACAATCAGCTAAAAAACCAAAATCGATTCGACTGCTAAAAAAGACACTTTAATGAGAACAGTAATAAGGAAAAAAATGGAAGTGAATACATGATTTggtaattttaaaacttggtacgtgatttgataattttagaaacttatcTATGTGATTGGGTAaaaagctaaaaaaaataaaacaactttTTACCGACCTATGTAGCTAACTTTGCCAAATATCTAAATTTACCttacttttaaaattatcaaaatcatgTATCCTATACTCATTTTACCCATTCATATTTATCTCAGTCTATTGCTACACTGTAGCAATTGattcaagttattttttttaaaatacatagattatttttttaagatcgatttatgttaaaaaaaaaatcactgctctcaatatattgtgtaaaattgatatttgagggcatatATAATCAAGATAACTAGAAGAATATATAGGActtggtttcatatcatttcaaacTCTCTAGATCTATTAGACGATTTTGGCCGAAACTGGTTGATGAacttagagagctcggaatgatatgaaaccaAGTTTTAGGTATTCATCTAGTTCTCTTGGTTATATATATGCTATTTTACATcaatttgatataatatattaaaaccactaattttttgaacataaatcaaatttttaatcgttaaaaaaaattaatcaactaCTACAGTGTAGCAATCAATTAAAGTTAATGTTAATGATTACATAAACAACTTTAATCGATTGCTATAATATAACAATCTATTAAAACCccctttcttttttaaaaatgattaaaaatttaattcgtattcaaaaaattaATACTCTTAATATATTATACCAAATTAATGTTTGAGTGTATATATATAATAAGGAGAACTAGACAAATACATAACTTGGTTCTATGTCATTTCGAGCTCTTTAGATCCATTAGCCGGTTTCGACCAAAATCGACTGACAGACCTAATGAGATAGGAATGGTATGGAACAAAGTATTATGTGctcgtctagttctcctaattatatatatGTCATCAAACATCAATTTATCATAAGatattaagagcaatgatttttttaacacaaatatatccgaaaaatctaattcatattttaaaaaaatattgcactcaatatattgagtcaaattaatatttaagagcATGTACATAATTTCCTTCTTTGAAGCAATGCTAATACCTTGATTTACTTGGCCTCAACtattgggaccgatgtgcccgctagaggaggggggatgaatagcgtttcgtcgcgcttgcgtcggtttgcttcgtctagttgttgtgcagcggaatactcaaagacaaacactcacaatgctaacacctaggatttacttggtattcacctcaagaagaggtgactaatccaacaATCCACACATGACatgctcctccactatgaaaactcaccttctcggtcacagccgaaggcggagaagccttgtacaaactcacacacaacataaacacaaatacaagaagaaactctaagaatacaagcgaatacacctttcttcttactacttgttgttgcctcttgaaccttgaagatgctcctcaagtgccttcaagaactggcgtgagtgtTGGAGAAATAGATGTGAAGATCGCTGTAAGCTCGCAGAAGAAGATCGCAAAGAACTGCAGAGAAAAACGCTCCTTAACGGCTATATCCtgtgctcccaattgattgaaatcaatggcaatcgattgccacgtcagctccgcacaatcccagccgtccatcacTTGCATCCTGCAGaatggtcgaatcccaatcgatcggccaatcgttTGGGacattctgaatcgatccacagatcgattcagatgctttctGTATTCTTGCGATCGCGCAAGAACTCCTAgcttcaatcgatcgaccgattgattagagattcccaatcgattgcccaatcgattgggaaggcctctgtacatgcgactcatgctcccaattgatcaatcaatcgattgggacatttCTTCCTTTGCAGCACAGtctaatcaatcggctgatcgattggaccctggttcaatcgatttcctaatcgattgaccatcTTGGACTTGACTCaatttcaagtccaaagtctccaacccactcccggtcaaccgtgacttgttgggtctccattcctagcatttggccacacccgactaacctcgaactagccttctagcctcctccatcagcctcgcgtctctCAAAtatctcctcatccttcacgccttgccttcaggagcttccttcggcctcatcctagttgtcgggtcttccttgccaagtcataacaggacttaccttgccaagaccacatgcttggacttacaccctttgccaagatcacacttggactttccaattgtctggctcctcaccaggactttctcctttgccaagatcacacttggattttccaattgtctggctcctcaccagaacttttcctttgccaagatcacacttggactttctcctgcctagctccacactaggactttcccgttgcctggctcctcaccagaactttctcctgcctagctccacactaggactttcccgttacctggctcctcaccaggactttctcttgcctacctcctcactaggactttccaaatgcctaacctccagttaggactttcccagtcaagtctcctatcaaccttgacctacttgactggtattctcatcaacttggtcaatcctcgaccatctccacaaccgggtgattgctccagcaatctccttatattgtcaaacatcaaaactcaaatcccgactcaaacttgactcaactcaagcctagtcaaactggtcaaacttgacctaggaaaattgtcCCAACATCAACCTCCTTGAGTTGACTAATTCAAGGGTCCGACTCTCACgatctcatccactatgaaatcccTCATTCTTGGAAACATTCCagaagtggagaaacctcatacaatctTGAGCACAATAAATGAAAGCAAATACAATAAATACACAACTTTACATGAATCTTACATTGAGTGCTTTCTTATTGTTTGGAATTGCCTCTTGTTCAGTTGGAATGCAACAACACTTTTTCCTCaaagcttcaagaactagcaTGTGGAAATCTGCACGAACTCCCCTTTATATGGATTCTCCTTGAGTTGATTTCCGCCTCCTAATTGATTATCTTTTCTTCCTAATCAATTGCCACATCATAATTCGACCGTTCGCCTtacaaaatgattttttttcgaACGTCTACTTGATTGGTGAGCCCTACCAATCAATTAGTTAACCTCTAATCGATTACCCAAACGATTCCACAACATTCTATATCCTCTTGCAAAAAATGCCCCAATTTATTTCCTTAATCGATTGGTCTTAGGG contains:
- the LOC121994591 gene encoding probable F-box protein At4g22030; this encodes MAALQVRGLIFPSSSSSSQGYQRVRALLRVPVDLGRLGVSLPKLPQIAKRQEGRISLGELDKIDADSSRSPAPAMADELVLSKMYAVLEAIADRAEMHAIIGEQRNNWNHLFTSSVNSITLAASLMAGVASISAAGDPLAFKVSSAILFAAAAGIMMITSKIQPSQLAEEQRNATRLWRQLGRSIETSLGHRFPTDRDVSEAVEKMLALEKAYPLPLVPGMLEKFPAVVEPTRWWPKIQPKRSRATRAGNGWSKDLEEEMKGALRVLKVKDEEEYIKLSNLALNVNKALATAGPLLACAAAMSSGLIGSPALGPLPAFVSVVGGVLAATVNTLEHGGQVGMVLELFRNCAGFYRRLQEEIESNLEEEEADRREKGEVFEMKIALQLGRSVSELRELAAYASPSREDEDIKECAGKLF